The sequence CAGTGGAAACTAGCCTTGTGTTCCTTGGCGACTTGTTCGGCGTCAACCTTGTTGCTTGCCCAGGCAGAAGCTGCGAGAGCGACGCAAAGGAAAATGAGCCAAACAAGGTTTCTCATTATTTGTGCGCCTTTGCCGCACGGGCCATTTCGAGTTTTGCGTCGCGGTTGATGATGTCTTGACGCTTGTCGCGCTGATCCTTACCACGGCAGATTCCCATTTCGAGCTTGGCGTGGCGGTTCTTGAAGTAGAGCTTCAAGGGAATGAGCGTACAGCCCTTCTGCTCCTTGGCCTTGCGCATCTTGGCGATTTCGTGCACGTGGGCCAGGAGCTTGCGGCGCCTTGCTGGGAAATGGTTGAAACGGTTAGCGAAAAGGTATTCGTCGATGTGTGCACCCACGAGCCAGATTTCGTTCTTGGATTCATCGATGTCGATCCACGCTTCGCCCAAGGTGCACTTGCCGTCACGGATGGACTTGACTTCCGAACCGATGAGCATAATACCCACCTCGAATGTCTCGTCGACGAAGTAGAGGTGGTTCGCCTTGCGGTTTACGATGACCGGAGTGCTCTGTTCCTTTTTCGCCATTCGTTAAGCCTTCTTCTTGCTCCAGCCGGATTTTGTGCCGGCGCTTTTTGAAGCGGTAGCCTTCTTGGCAGCTCCCGTCTTGGTGGAGGCGCTCTTCTTGGCTGCTGTTTTGGTGCCGTTCTTGCCGCTTGTCTTGCTGTTGAAGCTGGTTTCGACCTTCTTGCTTTCCCAGCCGACTTTTTTCTTCTGGGCGTGCGGAACGGCTTCGTCCAGTGCTTGCATCAGTTCCTTGCAACCGTCGCCGTTCATGGCCGAGGTCACGATGACCTTTTCCTTGTGCGCCTTGAACTGGCTGATCGCTTCGTCGATGCCGAGGTCGCTCTTGTTGAGGGCGATTACGTAAGGCTTCTTTGCGAGCTTCGGGTGGAATGCCTTGAGTTCTTCCTTAAGAACGGTAAACTGCTCGTAGGCGTTTTCTGCAAAACCGTCGATCACGAACAACAGCGTGTGCGTACGTTCGATGTGCTTTAAAAACTGGTGGCCGAGGCCCTTGCCTTCGCTAGCGCCTTCGAGCAAACCAGGGATGTCTGCGACCACGAAGCTGTGGCCGTTCATCTGCACAATGCCGAGTACCGGTTCGAGGGTGGTAAACGGATAGTCGCCGACTTTCGGGCGGCCACTCGAAATCTTGTTCACGAGGCTAGACTTGCCTGCGTTCGGGAAACCGACGAGGCCTACGTCTGCCATAAGCTTGAGTTCCAAGAAAAGTTCGCGCTTTTCGCCTTTTTCGCCGGGGGTGCACTTGCGCGGAGCCTGGTTGGCAGGCGTTGCAAAATGCTGGTTGCCCATGCCGCCCTTGCCGCCGCGAGCCGCAATCCACTTTTGGCCGGGTTCGGTAAGGTCTGCGAGAATGCGACCTTCGGCATCCTTCACGATGGTGCCGCGCGGAACGTCCACAATCAGGTCTTCGGCGCTACGACCGGTACAACGCTTGGCGCCACCGGGCTGTCCGCTTTGAGCCTTGTACAGGCGAGCGTTACCCATGTCGAGCAGGGTAGAGAACTGTTCGTTCACCTGCAGAATCACATGACCGCCGCGACCGCCGTCACCGCCATCAGGACCGCCGAGGGGAACGAACTTTTCGCGGTGGAAACTGCAAATGCCATCGCCGCCCTTACCGGAGCGAACTTCAATTGATTTTTCGTCTAGGAACATGATGCAAATGTAGAAAAAGAACAGGGCTTGGTGTATTTGGATTCTATATTTGGTATGATAAAACAATGGTCAAAGGGAAAAAATGAAGACAAGACAAATTAACCTGATTGTAGCGGGGGCGTTGGCTGTTTTTGGCCTGTGCGCTTGCGATGACGAAACGACTGCTGCGTCCGAATCTCCTGCAATGTCCGTGCTTGAGTCGGGCAAAAAATTGGGCGATTGCACCAAGAACAATGTGGGCGAAATGGTTTATGTGTCTGATTTCTCAGCTGTGTTCTACTGTGCTGATGGTAAGTGGCAGATGCTGAACGGCAAGGACGGTGCCGATGGAAAAGATGGGGCCGATGGTAAAAATGGTGCTGATGGAAAGAACGGAACCGATGGCAAGAATGGTACCGATGGTAAAAACGGAACGGATGGCAAGGATGGTGAAAATGGAGCCGATGGGCAGGGAGGCTCGTCTGGCCGCGATACCGTTGTTGTGAACCAAAAGGATACAGTTGTCGTTCGCGATACGGTCGTGGTGGTTAACCGTGATACCGTGGTGATTAAGGAAACGAGTGGTTCAGGAAGCTCTGAAAGCTCGGGTAGCGGAACATCGCTGACGGGAAAAACGAATTGGGTGTATTTGAACCCTGCAATTAGTTATGGCGAAATAGCCGATGAACGCGATGGCCAAGTGTACAAGACCGTGAAGATTGGTGACCAGGTGTGGATGGCTGAAAACTTGAATTTTGAATACAAAGTTGTTGACGAAAGTACAGGTAAAGAAAAATCAATCGGCAATTATTGCAATAAAGACGGTTGCTTGAAGTTTGGTCGTTATTATTCATGGGCTGCGGCTATGGACAGCGCCGGAGTTTATTCAGAAAGCGGAAAGGGCTGTGGTTATGGTCTGACTTGCACACCAGTTTATCCTGTTCGTGGCATTTGCCCCGAAGGCTGGCATCTGCCGGATTCGACGGAATGGGAAGCCTTGTATAAGGCGGTGGGCAGTTCCCCCTATGCCATGCAGGCGATTGAATTTGAAAAATGGCTGTATGCGACTAATGCCTACGGGTTCTCCGCGCTCCCTGCTGGCAACTGCGACTTTCGTTCTAGTTGTTCTTCCTCCTTCGAGAATGTCGGTTCTTATGCCAACTTCTGGAGTTCCTCTGATCTCGGTGGTAGCACGTTCGCCTACTACTGGAACATGGGAGCGACCTATGCAAGCATCGAGCGCTACTACGACTTCCGCGGCGCCAAGTACGACGGCTTCGCAGTTCGTTGCCTTAAGGACTCCGAATAATTTATCCCGTATAATTTGAAAAAATGCCAGTTCCTATTCCTTGGGGCTGGCTTTTGCTTTTCAGCGAATAATCGTTGCGTTGACCCCATTCTGGAATTTCTTGGACTTGAATATCTGTATGGCAGATGTCAAAAACTCGTCTGGATTCCGGATTTGTACCCAAAGGCGGAGACGATGACCGCGCCATCCACCGTGCGGGAATCCTTGATTATGAGACCGACAAGCCGATTGTCGATAGTGTCAATTTTACGGTGGGAATTTTGACTCAGATCTGTTTGTTTTTTACATTTGAAGAAGTAATGTCTGAACATTAGAGGCTTACAATGAAATCTTTCGAAAAATTATTGATGGCATCGGCCTGTGCTGCGATTTTTGTGGCGTGTGGAGACGATTCCGGTAGCAACGGTAAGTCCGATGCAGGTGATGAAATCTTGCAGGCTGAAACTTTCGATGACTTGCCCAATTGCAGCAAGAACCGTGATGGCGATATCATGGAAGTTTTGGATGAACGTGTCGCCTACATTTGCGATGACGGTCGCTGGGAATACGATCATGATATCCTTGATTCCGTAAAGACCGAAGACAAACTCCCGAATTGTACGAAAAAACGCGAAGGGGATAAGGCTTACGTCATCAAGGATGAAACTGTTGTTCACTGCTCTGATGGAAAGTGGCAAGAGACGGACTTGGAAGAGGAAAATTCCAAAACGAAGTCTTCCAGCTCCAAGAAAAATTCCGAAGGCAAGTCAAGCGGAAAATTCAGTGATGACGATAGCTCCGATAGTGGAAACGGAAAGTCATCTGCAAATAGCTCTAGCAGCAATGGCGGCGAAAAGTCCAAGGAAAGTTCTTCGGACAGTAAGGAAAGTGGAAACACTGAAAAAAGTTCCGATAGCAGGGACGCCGTCGAGTCGACAGGTACCGAACGCGATTCTCGCGATGACCAGGTTTATAAGACCGTGAAGATCGGAAACCAGTGGTGGTTTGCTGAAAACTTGAACTATGACGACGGCTATGGTGTGTGTCCGATGAAGGAAGAATCGAACTGCAAAAAGTATGGACGTTTGTATACATTCCAGAGGGCTAGTGAAAACGCCTCTGATGCTGTTTCGGTATGTCCGAGTGGATGGCATGTTCCGGATTCTTTAGATTGGGTCGAATTGATTGCGTATGTGTCTAAAAATAATGGGGGTGAACCTGTCGGAGTAAGCCTGAAGGCCAAGAAGGGCTGGTTCGTGGAAGGCGATACGGTGCTTATCGAAGCGGGGGATCCGTTTGCTCGGGATTCAACGCGAGTTGCTGCTGCTCCGGGTACGGACCGGTTCGGTTTTAAGGCCCTGCCCGCGGGAAGCTGTTGGGAAAGGGGCGGATGCTATATAGGGGATGACACCCGCTTTGCCGCATCGTCCTTTACTGAATTTGGCGGAGGCTATAAGCTCGCTTTTGACAAGGATGATTTTTTGTTTGATGAGGATGCCTCTTATGGATTTATTTCGGTACGTTGTCTGAAAAATCCTGTGCTGAAGGTTGATCCGATAAAGTCTGTTGCTGTGTTCGGTTCTCGATTGTGGATGGCAGAAGATTTGACGAAAAATGGTTCCGAAGTATTTTCTACCCGTGAGGCGTATATTGCGTGTCCCCAAGGCTGGAGATTACCGAGCAAGGATGAATTTGACGAACTGATGGCAAGTAAGAATTTAGATAAGATATTTAAGACGGGGGAATCTGTGTTTTTTACGAGTGATAGATATTCCTACATCATCGATTTTCGCGAATGTTTGCCCTCGGGGACTTGCACCGGTTCTCATGGGTGGGGAAAGATTCAATCTAAAGGGCTGGTCCGCTGTGTTAGGGAACAGGAAGTTGATGAAGTTGAAGAAAGTTCTGTTACGAAAGCTTCTTGCAGTGCTTCAGAATTCAATGAGTCAGATAGTTCCGTGGTTTGGTCGGTTTCTGGGTGTGGCTCGGATTGTGAATATATTTGGGATTTCGGAAAGGACTCTGCTGGGGTTAAGATTTCGGGCAAGACTGCGAAAAAGAAATTTTCTAATGTGGGTAGCGCCACTCCAACAGTAAAGATACGTGTCAAGAACGGTTTTGTTGTTGACGGGGAAAAGTATGATGCTTCCCGCTATGTGACTTGTCCCTCGGCTTTTGCTTCGATGGGGTCTTTGGTTTTCCCCCCGAATTCTATGGAGAGGATTCCCTTGATTGGAGGTGTGAGTTATAAGGCCGTTTTGGAAACAACTTGTAACGAATATGGCCGCTATGCGTATTTAAGTTGCGAAATGCAATATGATGGCATGGGGGATAAGGAGCTTCTGATTGAAGGTGAGAATTTTGAAGAAAAGTATAAGGGAGAATTTGTTATAAATGAAGATGTTGGTCGTAAAGTCTGTGATGGGAAGGTGTTCACCTTGAAACCTTCTGCTGATATGGAATGTTACATCAGCTACAATTAATTGAGCTTTGCAAGATTTAGAAAAAAAGGGACCCGCCGGCGAAGCCGGCGGGTCTTCATATACGGGCGTAGCCCTACAATACTAGCGGCGTGCAAGGGCACGCACGTCAATCCGCCATCTGCAAGAGTCCATACTAGGACGCCCGTAAACGGGCACTACTTGCCAAACATGGATATTTGTTCGACCATTTTATCCTCCTCTAATTGTTGTTGGATATACGCCTTGATTCGGTCTGCGTTTTTACCAGCCGTGTCAACATAGTAGCCCCGGCACCCAAAGACCCGGTTCCTGTACTTGTTTTTCAGTTCTGGAATTGTGTCAAACAACTCCAGACTGCTCTTTCCCTTCAGGTATCCCATAAAACTTGATGTGGTACTTGCAGTTCCATGTGGTATGAGCTGTCGATTTATTTCTATCATTCATTTTAAATCCTTTGAAATTGTTGTTATGCAGTTGGCAGACCGCATCTCAATATTAGTCAAAGGATTTTTTCATGACCGCCAGAAGGCTTTTATGGAACTACCGGCGTAGCCGGTAGTTTTCTTATATACAACAAAGCCAGTCCAAACAGGACTGGCTTTTCTAATTTGTAGGGTGGTGCGGGCGTGTTTACCGCGAAACTCTGTTTTGTTTATACCAGGCTGATGCTTTCGTCCAGGCCGAGGGCAATATTCATGTTCTGAATGGCAGCACCGCTTGCGCCCTTGCCGAGGTTGTCGATAATCGTCGTCACCTGCATCACGGTTTCGTTGCCGAACACCTGAATGCGGGCGTTGTTCGTATCGTTCTCGACGGTGGCGTCAAGGCGGCCGTTGAACAGCACGGGGGCTGCTTCGTACGGCATCACCTTCACAAAGCGAGATCCTTCGTAATGTTTCGCCAAGATTTCGGTGAGGCCTTCGGGACCGACCTTCTTGGTGAGTTCATTTGCAAAGATGGCGACAGTGACCGCCATGCCCTTGTAATAAGGGCCAAGCACCGGGTTGAAGAACGGCGTATTTTCAAGTTCGCAGTACTTCTTCATTTCGGGGAGGTGCTTGTGAGCAAGCGCTAAAGCGTACGGGGCGGGTGCCATGATAGCCTTCGATTCGCCTGCAGCGTGTGCAAGTGCCGCAGCTTCTTCGTATTCGGCAATCAGCTTCTTGCCGCCGCCGGAATAACCGGTGATGCTGTAGGCGGCAAGGTTTGCGTTTTTCGGCAAAATGCCTGCGGCAACCAGCGGGTGTACACCGAGAATGAAGCCCGAGGCATGGCAGCCGGGGTTCGCGATGCGCTTGCTTTTGGCAATGGCTTCGCGTTGTGCAGCCGAGAGTTCCGGCATCCCGTAGGTCCAGTCGGGGTTGACGCGGTGGGCGGTCGATGCGTCAATCACGCGCGTGTTCGGATTTTCGCAGAGGGCTGCACTTTCGATAGCCGCAGCATCGGGCAGGCATAGGAACGTCACATCGGACTCGTTGATGAGTCGCTTGCGTTCGTTAATGTCTTTGCGGAGTTCGGGAGAAATGCGCAACACTTCGATGTCGTTACGCTTTGCGAGTCTCTCATAAATCTGCAGGCCAGTGGTACCTGCTTCACCATCTACGAAAACTTTGAACATGGTTAATAGTGGTTAGTGGTTAGATTTGGGGTTTTAGGGGCGGAGCCCCTAGGCGAAGGGGTGACGAGCAACGAAGTTCTCGGAGTGCGAGTCAGGGGAAGGCTTTCCCCTTGTCCTTTCGTCTCTCGTCTGTAGGCTCGGAGAGCCGTTCTTTCGTCTACTTGTTAGCGCCGCAGCACTTCTTGTACTTCTTGCCAGAACCGCACGGGCACGGATCGTTACGGCCAACGACCGGACCTTCGTGACGGACGGTTTCCTGCTTCACGGCACGACCGTCGTAGAAATACCATGCGCCGCCCACCTTGTGGAACTCGCCGAGTTCGTGGTGGTTACGGGTGATGTTGCCCTGCTTGAAGCGTGCGACGAATTCGACCCAGCCGATATTCTTTTCTTCTTCGGTCTTGGTCTGCTTGATTTCGATGCCGAGCCATTCGGATTCCTTGCTCCAGGCGGTCACGCTCGGTTCGTCGAAGTCGCTACGCTGGGTGGCTTCGAGGGATTCCTTGAGCCAGCCGATTTCCTGCTTCACGTAGGCGGTGTAGCGGGAACGCATCAGGGCTTCGGGGCTTGCCGCGAGGGCCTTCTGCTTGATAATCGGTTCACAACATTCGCAGTATTCCTTACCGGAACCGCAGGGGCATAAATCTTTTGCCATAACTTAATCCTTGTGTCTTCGTTGAAGCGGCTTGGCCGCCGTTAAAAATTTGGTAAAAAAGGTAGAAAAAAAACGAGCGGTTGAATTCCGCTCGCCTTTAAATTAGTGCGTTCTCTCGTCTCGCTTACAGGCACTTCTTGAGAAGCCAAATTTCTTCCTTGCCTTCGCGGTTCGGGAGGCTGTTTACGGGCTTGATGCGTTCGACAACGTCGAAAACGCCGCCGAGGCGGGCCATGAGTTCGCCTTCGCTAGTGGCGTGCGGCGGACCCTGCAAGGTCTTTCCGTTCATGAGCGGATAGAGGAAGAGGATCAGGAGGCCGTCATCCTTCATCATCTTGTAGCAGACTTCGAAGAATTCGTCGCGGCGGCCCGGATGGATCGCCGTGAAGGCGCAGTAGTCATAGACGATGTCGAAAAGCTGACCGCCGCGCTTGTCGTCTTTCGGCGAGAGCGAGAACAGGTCTAGGTCCAAAGAACGCAGATTCTTGTGCTTGCGGCTCAGGTGGTCGAGTTCATCGACAGCGGTGGGGGCGAAATCGACTGCCAGCACGTCATGGCCACGGAGTGCCCAGGCTTCGGCGTCATAGCCAAATCCTGCGCCAGGAACCAAGACGGAGCCTGTTGCGGGGCAAGAGGGGTGCTTGAAAAATTCCGTCAAGGCGGGCGTCACCTTCTTGAGATTCCAGTAGTCCTTGCCGTCGGCATAGAGGTTGTCCCAGAAATCCGGGAGGTTCTGCGTTAACATACTTTACCTTCCTTTTTGTACGCAAGTTGCCCGCAGGCGGCAAGAATGTCGCGGCCACGCGGGTTGCGGATCGTGATTTGTATTTCGGCTGCTCTAACCATCGCCAAAAAGTCTTCGACCTGCTCCGGCGTAGGGGCGTGGAGCGTTGGGTCGTCACCATCGTTCAGCACAATGGCGTTCACCTTCACGCGGCGGGGGGCGCAAATGCGGATGAGTTCCTTGGCGGCCTTGGGCGTGCAGGTGATGTCCTGGATCAGGACGAATTCAAAGGTTACATAATTATCGGTTCTACGAATGTATTCGTCAACCGCTTCCAAAAGTTTTTCGATGGGCCAGGTCTTGTTTACCGGCATTACGGACGAACGGTATTCGTTGTTCGTGCTATTGAGGCTTACCGCGAGGCAGCAGGGGGTGTTCCTGTCTACGAGTTCCTTGATTTTCGGAACCACGCCGCTCGTACTCACCGTCATGCGCTTGGAACCCATGTTGAATAGGCTCTGGTTATGCAGCGTGCAGCAGACGCGGTGAACGTTTTCGAGGTTGTTGAGCGGCTCTCCCATGCCCATGAAGATGATGTTTGTGACCTGGGCGGTTTTGCCTTCTTCGTTCAGGAGGCCGGAATCCTTCAGGTACCAGTTCACGTTGATGATTTCTTCGAGGATTTCGCCAGCTTCGAGGTTTCTTGTAAAGCCCATTTTCGCGGTGCGGCAGAAGGCGCAGTTCATGGCGCAGCCCACCTGGGTTGAAACGCATACGGAATAGCGACCGTTTGCAGGGATCATCACCGTTTCGATATGGTGACCGTCGTGGGTTCTAAAAAGCCACTTGACGGTTCCGTCGACCGAGACCATGCGGGTTTCTTCGGTGAGAGCTCGGAGACTGAACTGGGCTGCCAGTTTTTCGCGGAGGGCGGGGGAGATGTTCCCCATTTCGTCGTAGCTTTTAACTTGCTGGCAGAAAAGCCATTTTTGAATCTGGCTAGCACGGAACGGCTTTTCGTCCTGCTCGCGGAGCCAAGCCTTGAGCTCGTCCTCCGTCAGCGTTTTTATGTTCTTCGGCCATTCCATCGGGGGGTAAAGATAGCAAAAAAATACATTTTTGTTAAGGGGCAAACAAGAACAAAAATGGGGCGGAAAGACTATGATTCTAGGCACTAATGCGCTGGTTTTCGCTTGATATTGTGGAGGTATGCAAGGGCTTTTTTGT comes from uncultured Fibrobacter sp. and encodes:
- the smpB gene encoding SsrA-binding protein SmpB, which codes for MAKKEQSTPVIVNRKANHLYFVDETFEVGIMLIGSEVKSIRDGKCTLGEAWIDIDESKNEIWLVGAHIDEYLFANRFNHFPARRRKLLAHVHEIAKMRKAKEQKGCTLIPLKLYFKNRHAKLEMGICRGKDQRDKRQDIINRDAKLEMARAAKAHK
- the obgE gene encoding GTPase ObgE, whose protein sequence is MFLDEKSIEVRSGKGGDGICSFHREKFVPLGGPDGGDGGRGGHVILQVNEQFSTLLDMGNARLYKAQSGQPGGAKRCTGRSAEDLIVDVPRGTIVKDAEGRILADLTEPGQKWIAARGGKGGMGNQHFATPANQAPRKCTPGEKGEKRELFLELKLMADVGLVGFPNAGKSSLVNKISSGRPKVGDYPFTTLEPVLGIVQMNGHSFVVADIPGLLEGASEGKGLGHQFLKHIERTHTLLFVIDGFAENAYEQFTVLKEELKAFHPKLAKKPYVIALNKSDLGIDEAISQFKAHKEKVIVTSAMNGDGCKELMQALDEAVPHAQKKKVGWESKKVETSFNSKTSGKNGTKTAAKKSASTKTGAAKKATASKSAGTKSGWSKKKA
- a CDS encoding FISUMP domain-containing protein; translation: MKTRQINLIVAGALAVFGLCACDDETTAASESPAMSVLESGKKLGDCTKNNVGEMVYVSDFSAVFYCADGKWQMLNGKDGADGKDGADGKNGADGKNGTDGKNGTDGKNGTDGKDGENGADGQGGSSGRDTVVVNQKDTVVVRDTVVVVNRDTVVIKETSGSGSSESSGSGTSLTGKTNWVYLNPAISYGEIADERDGQVYKTVKIGDQVWMAENLNFEYKVVDESTGKEKSIGNYCNKDGCLKFGRYYSWAAAMDSAGVYSESGKGCGYGLTCTPVYPVRGICPEGWHLPDSTEWEALYKAVGSSPYAMQAIEFEKWLYATNAYGFSALPAGNCDFRSSCSSSFENVGSYANFWSSSDLGGSTFAYYWNMGATYASIERYYDFRGAKYDGFAVRCLKDSE
- a CDS encoding FISUMP domain-containing protein; its protein translation is MKSFEKLLMASACAAIFVACGDDSGSNGKSDAGDEILQAETFDDLPNCSKNRDGDIMEVLDERVAYICDDGRWEYDHDILDSVKTEDKLPNCTKKREGDKAYVIKDETVVHCSDGKWQETDLEEENSKTKSSSSKKNSEGKSSGKFSDDDSSDSGNGKSSANSSSSNGGEKSKESSSDSKESGNTEKSSDSRDAVESTGTERDSRDDQVYKTVKIGNQWWFAENLNYDDGYGVCPMKEESNCKKYGRLYTFQRASENASDAVSVCPSGWHVPDSLDWVELIAYVSKNNGGEPVGVSLKAKKGWFVEGDTVLIEAGDPFARDSTRVAAAPGTDRFGFKALPAGSCWERGGCYIGDDTRFAASSFTEFGGGYKLAFDKDDFLFDEDASYGFISVRCLKNPVLKVDPIKSVAVFGSRLWMAEDLTKNGSEVFSTREAYIACPQGWRLPSKDEFDELMASKNLDKIFKTGESVFFTSDRYSYIIDFRECLPSGTCTGSHGWGKIQSKGLVRCVREQEVDEVEESSVTKASCSASEFNESDSSVVWSVSGCGSDCEYIWDFGKDSAGVKISGKTAKKKFSNVGSATPTVKIRVKNGFVVDGEKYDASRYVTCPSAFASMGSLVFPPNSMERIPLIGGVSYKAVLETTCNEYGRYAYLSCEMQYDGMGDKELLIEGENFEEKYKGEFVINEDVGRKVCDGKVFTLKPSADMECYISYN
- the argC gene encoding N-acetyl-gamma-glutamyl-phosphate reductase, encoding MFKVFVDGEAGTTGLQIYERLAKRNDIEVLRISPELRKDINERKRLINESDVTFLCLPDAAAIESAALCENPNTRVIDASTAHRVNPDWTYGMPELSAAQREAIAKSKRIANPGCHASGFILGVHPLVAAGILPKNANLAAYSITGYSGGGKKLIAEYEEAAALAHAAGESKAIMAPAPYALALAHKHLPEMKKYCELENTPFFNPVLGPYYKGMAVTVAIFANELTKKVGPEGLTEILAKHYEGSRFVKVMPYEAAPVLFNGRLDATVENDTNNARIQVFGNETVMQVTTIIDNLGKGASGAAIQNMNIALGLDESISLV
- a CDS encoding YchJ family protein, producing MAKDLCPCGSGKEYCECCEPIIKQKALAASPEALMRSRYTAYVKQEIGWLKESLEATQRSDFDEPSVTAWSKESEWLGIEIKQTKTEEEKNIGWVEFVARFKQGNITRNHHELGEFHKVGGAWYFYDGRAVKQETVRHEGPVVGRNDPCPCGSGKKYKKCCGANK
- a CDS encoding methyltransferase; the protein is MLTQNLPDFWDNLYADGKDYWNLKKVTPALTEFFKHPSCPATGSVLVPGAGFGYDAEAWALRGHDVLAVDFAPTAVDELDHLSRKHKNLRSLDLDLFSLSPKDDKRGGQLFDIVYDYCAFTAIHPGRRDEFFEVCYKMMKDDGLLILFLYPLMNGKTLQGPPHATSEGELMARLGGVFDVVERIKPVNSLPNREGKEEIWLLKKCL
- the rlmN gene encoding 23S rRNA (adenine(2503)-C(2))-methyltransferase RlmN; translation: MEWPKNIKTLTEDELKAWLREQDEKPFRASQIQKWLFCQQVKSYDEMGNISPALREKLAAQFSLRALTEETRMVSVDGTVKWLFRTHDGHHIETVMIPANGRYSVCVSTQVGCAMNCAFCRTAKMGFTRNLEAGEILEEIINVNWYLKDSGLLNEEGKTAQVTNIIFMGMGEPLNNLENVHRVCCTLHNQSLFNMGSKRMTVSTSGVVPKIKELVDRNTPCCLAVSLNSTNNEYRSSVMPVNKTWPIEKLLEAVDEYIRRTDNYVTFEFVLIQDITCTPKAAKELIRICAPRRVKVNAIVLNDGDDPTLHAPTPEQVEDFLAMVRAAEIQITIRNPRGRDILAACGQLAYKKEGKVC